The segment GCAGCAGTTACATTCTGTAGTGGTAAAATCGGACCGTGCCGAATACGAGATCGCAAAAGCGGTCCGCAGGATAGCAGATGCAGATGCAATGATCATCGACAGCGCGAACGCAAGAATCCATCTGGAATCACTTGTTACGGAACTCTACTGAACCGGGAATTTACCATGACATCTCAAGAGGATGAGAATTTCAGGGCTGCATGCCGAAAGTTGCTGGATATGGTACTTGAGGGTAAGGTATCTGGTAATCTGGAGCTAAATGAGGCAAAAAAAGCTGTTAGCAAGGAGTTCAGGCTCTCCACCCTTCCAAAGAACCCGGACCTTATAATGGTGGGAACTGAAGAGGAACAAAAAAAGGTGCGTGATTCCCTTCGCCGGAAACCGGTCCGTACCATCTCAGGTGTTGCGGTGATCGCTGCCATGACATCTCCTTGTGCCTGTCCTCACGGTGTTTGTGTGCCATGTCCGGGAGGCCCGAATTCTACATTCAATTCTCCTCAGAGCTATATGGGTAGGGAGCCAGCCACAATGCGGGCCATGCAGCATGAGTATGATCCCTATCGGATAGTTTCAGGTCGCCTGTCCCAGCTAAAACAGATCGGGCATGAGGTCGACAAAGCAGAGCTTATCGTCATGGGCGGGACATTTTCAGCCCGGGCCATCGATTATCAGGAATGGTTCACAAAGCGTTGCCTTGAGGCGATGAACGATTTTTCCGGGACTGGGTGGCGTGATGATGTGCAACTTATTGGAAAGGCCCAGCCGTATGTGACGGTCGAGGATGTTCAAAAGGCCAATGAGACCGCAGCTATCAGGAACACAGGTATCACTTTTGAAACGCGTCCGGACTGGACTGATGTAGGGCACGTGGACCGCATGCTGGCACTGGGTGCCACAAAGGTCGAGATCGGTGTCCAGAGTGTATATGATTTTGTGCTTGAGAGGATGAGGAGGGGGCACACGGTGCAGGAGACTGTGGAGTCCAATCGGATCCTCCGGGATAGTGCGCTTAAGGTCGGTTTCCATATGATGCCCCATCTTCCGGGAATGGATTCTGCAAGGGACCTTCGGGGCTTTAAGAAACTTTTTACGGAC is part of the Methanococcoides orientis genome and harbors:
- a CDS encoding tRNA uridine(34) 5-carboxymethylaminomethyl modification radical SAM/GNAT enzyme Elp3, translating into MTSQEDENFRAACRKLLDMVLEGKVSGNLELNEAKKAVSKEFRLSTLPKNPDLIMVGTEEEQKKVRDSLRRKPVRTISGVAVIAAMTSPCACPHGVCVPCPGGPNSTFNSPQSYMGREPATMRAMQHEYDPYRIVSGRLSQLKQIGHEVDKAELIVMGGTFSARAIDYQEWFTKRCLEAMNDFSGTGWRDDVQLIGKAQPYVTVEDVQKANETAAIRNTGITFETRPDWTDVGHVDRMLALGATKVEIGVQSVYDFVLERMRRGHTVQETVESNRILRDSALKVGFHMMPHLPGMDSARDLRGFKKLFTDSRFMPDYLKIYPTLVTEGTQLHDMWGRGEYEALDDEAATELLADIKAILPKWVRMQRIQRDIPSPQIIAGVRKSNIRQLAKERLESRGGRCRCIRCREVGHNVLKGNEPDPESIELTVESYDSCGGKEHFISFEDMTNDILIGFLRLRFPNSPHRDELQDAALVRELHVYGSMVPVGRDASRTDWQHRGYGAELLESAEKMALEAGYSKISIISGIGVREYYRKFGYHRDGVYMSKEI